The following are encoded in a window of Nocardioides houyundeii genomic DNA:
- the rpmH gene encoding 50S ribosomal protein L34 — translation MSKRTYQPNNRRRHKVHGFRLRMRTRAGRAILSSRRRKGRKELAV, via the coding sequence GTGAGCAAGCGTACGTACCAGCCGAACAACCGCCGCCGTCACAAGGTGCACGGTTTCCGCCTGCGCATGCGCACCCGCGCCGGCCGCGCCATCCTTTCCTCGCGCCGCCGCAAGGGGCGCAAGGAACTGGCAGTCTGA